A stretch of the Channa argus isolate prfri chromosome 9, Channa argus male v1.0, whole genome shotgun sequence genome encodes the following:
- the LOC137133103 gene encoding electrogenic aspartate/glutamate antiporter SLC25A12, mitochondrial-like isoform X2, which yields MLLISFQEFLAFESVLCAPDALFVVAFQLFDKTGTGNISFENVRDIFSQTTVHHHIPFNWDCEFIRLHFGHERNKHLSYTEFTQFLQELQLEHARQAFAQKDKNKSGTITALDFSDIMATIRHHMLTPFVEENLVSAAGGTTSHMVSFSYFNAFNALLNNMELVRKIYSTLVGTHRDTLVTKEEFVRAANKFGQITPLEIDILYQLVRLHSHSGRLNHVDIERIAPLEEGAMPHLAEAQRQHTHETSRPIWLQAAESAYRFTLGSIAGATGATAVYPIDLVKTRMQNQRSTGSFVGELMYKNSFDCAKKVLRYEGFFGFYRGLLPQLIGVAPEKAIKLTVNDFVRDKFTTQDDTIPLPAEILAGGCAGGSQVIFTNPLEIVKIRLQVAGEITTGPRVRALNVVRDLGFFGLYKGAKACFLRDIPFSAIYFPVYAHCKEKLADEEGRVGAIQLLTAGAIAGVPAASLVTPADVIKTRLQVAARAGQTTYSGVIDCFRKILKEEGFRAFWKGAGARVCRSSPQFGVTLVTYELLQRWFYVDFGGHRPTGSEPIPKPTIEHLPSVTADHVGGYRLAAATFAGVERKFGLHLPKFKSSGEVTIKPAEPEAS from the exons ATGCT ATTGATCTCTTTCCAGGAGTTTCTGGCCTTTGAATCTGTTCTATGTGCCCCAGATGCACTGTTTGTAGTTGCCTTCCAGTTGTTTGACAAGACTGGCACCGGGAACATCTCATTTG AGAATGTACGTGACATCTTTAGCCAGACCACAGTTCACCACCACATTCCCTTCAACTGGGACTGTGAGTTCATCAGGCTACACTTTGGCCATGAAAGAAACAAGCACCTCAGCTATACAGAGTTCACCCAGTTTCTGCAG GAGCTGCAGTTGGAGCATGCTCGCCAGGCCTTTGCTCAAAAAGACAAGAACAAAAGTGGCACCATCACTGCCTTGGACTTTAGCGACATTATGGCCACCATCAGGCACCACATGCTGACTCCATTTGTAGAGGAGAATCTAGTTTCA GCTGCAGGAGGCACCACCTCCCACATGGTGAGTTTCTCCTACTTCAATgccttcaacgccctcctcaacAACATGGAGCTGGTCCGCAAGATTTACAGCACCCTTGTcggcacacacagagacacacttgTTACCAAAG AGGAGTTTGTTCGTGCTGCCAATAAGTTTGGTCAAATCACACCCCTGGAGATTGACATTCTGTACCAGCTCGTCAGGCTCCACTCTCACTCTGG GCGGCTGAACCATGTAGACATTGAGAGGATAGCCCCGCTGGAGGAAGGAGCCATGCCACACCTAGCAGAGGCCCAGAGACAG CACACTCACGAAACCTCTCGGCCCATCTGGCTCCAGGCTGCAGAGTCTGCCTACAGGTTTACTCTGGGCTCAATTGCTGGAG cCACCGGTGCCACGGCTGTTTACCCCATCGACCTAGTAAAGACACGTATGCAGAACCAGCGCTCCACGGGCTCCTTTGTAGGAGAACTAATGTACAAGAACAGCTTTGACTGTGCTAAGAAAGTGCTCCGTTATGAGGGCTTCTTTGGATTCTACAGAG GTCTCCTCCCGCAGCTCATTGGTGTTGCCCCAGAGAAAGCTATCAAACTCACG gtgaatGATTTTGTCAGAGACAAGTTCACCACACAAGATGATACCATCCCTCTGCCTGCAGAGATTCTCGCTGGTGGATGT GCTGGGGGTTCCCAGGTGATTTTCACCAATCCTCTGGAGATTGTTAAGATCCGTCTGCAGGTGGCTGGAGAGATCACAACAGGGCCCAGGGTCAGGGCCCTGAATGTTGTGAGAGACCTGGGCTTCTTTGGCCTCTACAAG ggAGCTAAAGCTTGCTTCTTGCGTGACATCCCCTTTTCCGCCATCTACTTTCCTGTTTATGCCCACTGCAAGGAGAAACTAGCAGATGAGGAAGGACGGGTGGGAGCAATCCAGCTGCTTACTGCTGGAGCTATTGCAG GTGTACCAGCAGCTTCGCTGGTAACCCCTGCTGATGTCATCAAGACCAGGCTACAGGTGGCTGCCCGAGCAGGCCAGACAACATACAGTGGAGTCATCGACTGCTTTAGGAAGATTCTGAAGGAGGAAGGTTTCAGAGCATTTTGGAAGGGTGCAGGAG CTCGTGTCTGCAGATCTTCACCACAATTTGGTGTAACCCTTGTGACCTACGAACTGTTGCAAAGATGGTTCTATGTTGACTTTGGAGGACA TCGTCCTACTGGCTCTGAGCCCATTCCCAAACCCACAATCGAGCACCTTCCCTCTGTGACTGCAGACCATGTGGGTGGC
- the LOC137133103 gene encoding electrogenic aspartate/glutamate antiporter SLC25A12, mitochondrial-like isoform X1: MAVKVQATKRADPHELKTIFLKYASVVEDGEHYMTPRDFVQSYLGLQTQPEFNPQTVELIAGVADTTKDGLISFQEFLAFESVLCAPDALFVVAFQLFDKTGTGNISFENVRDIFSQTTVHHHIPFNWDCEFIRLHFGHERNKHLSYTEFTQFLQELQLEHARQAFAQKDKNKSGTITALDFSDIMATIRHHMLTPFVEENLVSAAGGTTSHMVSFSYFNAFNALLNNMELVRKIYSTLVGTHRDTLVTKEEFVRAANKFGQITPLEIDILYQLVRLHSHSGRLNHVDIERIAPLEEGAMPHLAEAQRQHTHETSRPIWLQAAESAYRFTLGSIAGATGATAVYPIDLVKTRMQNQRSTGSFVGELMYKNSFDCAKKVLRYEGFFGFYRGLLPQLIGVAPEKAIKLTVNDFVRDKFTTQDDTIPLPAEILAGGCAGGSQVIFTNPLEIVKIRLQVAGEITTGPRVRALNVVRDLGFFGLYKGAKACFLRDIPFSAIYFPVYAHCKEKLADEEGRVGAIQLLTAGAIAGVPAASLVTPADVIKTRLQVAARAGQTTYSGVIDCFRKILKEEGFRAFWKGAGARVCRSSPQFGVTLVTYELLQRWFYVDFGGHRPTGSEPIPKPTIEHLPSVTADHVGGYRLAAATFAGVERKFGLHLPKFKSSGEVTIKPAEPEAS; encoded by the exons ATGGCGGTCAAG GTGCAAGCAACTAAAAGAGCAGACCCCCATGAGCTGAAGACTATTTTTTTGAAG TATGCCAGTGTTGTGGAGGATGGAGAGCATTACATGACCCCAAGGGATTTTGTACAAAGTTACCTGGGTCTACAAACACAGCCTGAATTTAATCCCCAAACTGTGGAACTAATAGCTGGAGTGGCTGACACCACTAAAGATGG ATTGATCTCTTTCCAGGAGTTTCTGGCCTTTGAATCTGTTCTATGTGCCCCAGATGCACTGTTTGTAGTTGCCTTCCAGTTGTTTGACAAGACTGGCACCGGGAACATCTCATTTG AGAATGTACGTGACATCTTTAGCCAGACCACAGTTCACCACCACATTCCCTTCAACTGGGACTGTGAGTTCATCAGGCTACACTTTGGCCATGAAAGAAACAAGCACCTCAGCTATACAGAGTTCACCCAGTTTCTGCAG GAGCTGCAGTTGGAGCATGCTCGCCAGGCCTTTGCTCAAAAAGACAAGAACAAAAGTGGCACCATCACTGCCTTGGACTTTAGCGACATTATGGCCACCATCAGGCACCACATGCTGACTCCATTTGTAGAGGAGAATCTAGTTTCA GCTGCAGGAGGCACCACCTCCCACATGGTGAGTTTCTCCTACTTCAATgccttcaacgccctcctcaacAACATGGAGCTGGTCCGCAAGATTTACAGCACCCTTGTcggcacacacagagacacacttgTTACCAAAG AGGAGTTTGTTCGTGCTGCCAATAAGTTTGGTCAAATCACACCCCTGGAGATTGACATTCTGTACCAGCTCGTCAGGCTCCACTCTCACTCTGG GCGGCTGAACCATGTAGACATTGAGAGGATAGCCCCGCTGGAGGAAGGAGCCATGCCACACCTAGCAGAGGCCCAGAGACAG CACACTCACGAAACCTCTCGGCCCATCTGGCTCCAGGCTGCAGAGTCTGCCTACAGGTTTACTCTGGGCTCAATTGCTGGAG cCACCGGTGCCACGGCTGTTTACCCCATCGACCTAGTAAAGACACGTATGCAGAACCAGCGCTCCACGGGCTCCTTTGTAGGAGAACTAATGTACAAGAACAGCTTTGACTGTGCTAAGAAAGTGCTCCGTTATGAGGGCTTCTTTGGATTCTACAGAG GTCTCCTCCCGCAGCTCATTGGTGTTGCCCCAGAGAAAGCTATCAAACTCACG gtgaatGATTTTGTCAGAGACAAGTTCACCACACAAGATGATACCATCCCTCTGCCTGCAGAGATTCTCGCTGGTGGATGT GCTGGGGGTTCCCAGGTGATTTTCACCAATCCTCTGGAGATTGTTAAGATCCGTCTGCAGGTGGCTGGAGAGATCACAACAGGGCCCAGGGTCAGGGCCCTGAATGTTGTGAGAGACCTGGGCTTCTTTGGCCTCTACAAG ggAGCTAAAGCTTGCTTCTTGCGTGACATCCCCTTTTCCGCCATCTACTTTCCTGTTTATGCCCACTGCAAGGAGAAACTAGCAGATGAGGAAGGACGGGTGGGAGCAATCCAGCTGCTTACTGCTGGAGCTATTGCAG GTGTACCAGCAGCTTCGCTGGTAACCCCTGCTGATGTCATCAAGACCAGGCTACAGGTGGCTGCCCGAGCAGGCCAGACAACATACAGTGGAGTCATCGACTGCTTTAGGAAGATTCTGAAGGAGGAAGGTTTCAGAGCATTTTGGAAGGGTGCAGGAG CTCGTGTCTGCAGATCTTCACCACAATTTGGTGTAACCCTTGTGACCTACGAACTGTTGCAAAGATGGTTCTATGTTGACTTTGGAGGACA TCGTCCTACTGGCTCTGAGCCCATTCCCAAACCCACAATCGAGCACCTTCCCTCTGTGACTGCAGACCATGTGGGTGGC